The genomic DNA GCGCGCAGCAGGCGGAATTCACGTACAAATATGCGAACAATCTGCCCGATACGCACCCGATGAACGCCCGCGCGCGCGAGATGTCCGAGGCGATCAAGAAGGACACGAACGGCCGCGTCGATATCCAGATTTTCCCGAACAGCCAGCTCGGTTCGGATACCGATACCTTGAGCCAGGTGCGCTCGGGCGGCGTCGAGTTCTTCACGCTCTCCGGCCTGATCCTGTCCACGCTCGTACCGGCCGCATCCATCAACGGTGTCGGGTTTGCCTTCCCGGATTACGATACGGTCTGGAAGGCCATGGACGGCGACCTTGGCGCTTATGTCCGGGCCCAGATCGCGAAGGCCAATCTCGTTGCCATGGACAAGATCTGGGACAACGGCTTCCGGCAGACGACTTCGTCGACGAAGCCGATCAACACGCCCGAGGATCTGAAAAGCTTCAAGATCCGCGTGCCTGTGTCTCCGCTCTGGACCTCGATGTACAAGGCCTTCGAGGCGGCTCCCGCGTCGATCAACTTCAATGAGGTCTATTCGTCGCTCCAGACCAAGGTCGTGGAGGGACAAGAGAACCCACTGGCGATCGTCGCGACGGCGAAGCTCTACGAAGTGCAAAAGTACTGCTCGCTCACCAATCATATGTGGGACGGCTTCTGGTTTCTTGCCAATCGCCGTGCATGGGAGCGGCTGCCCGAGGATCTGCGCACCATCGTCGCCAAGCACATCAATGCCGCAGCCGAGAAAGAGCGCGTAGACGTCGCCAAGCTCAATGCGAGCCTGCAGCAGGACATCGCCGGCAAGGGGATGATCTTCAATCAGCCCGATCCCACACCATTCCGAGACAAGCTGCGTCAGGCCGGATTCTATTCCGAATGGAAGGGCAAATACGGCGACGAGGCCTGGGCCATTCTCGAAAAGTCTGTTGGCAAACTGGTGTAGCCGCCATGGCCCGCATCGAGTCTCATCCTGGCGGGGCAAGCCTCGTTGCGGAACGCTCGGCTGTGTCCAACGGACGTTCCTGGCTGGCACTGATCGATGCCGTCCTCGGCGCAGCCGTCGAAATTCCGGTCGCGATCCTTGTCGCGGCCGAGATCGTGATCCTGTTTGCGGGCGTGATCGCGCGCTTTGTCCTGCACCAGCCCCTGGTCTGGTCGGACGAACTCGCGTCTATCCTGTTTCTTTGGCTCGCCATGCTGGGAGCCGTCGTCGCATTCCGACGCAACGAGCATATGCGAATGACGGCGATCGTCAGCCGCACATCACCTGAGACCCGGGCGTTTCTCGATCTGTTCGCGACCGGAGCCGCGCTGGCCTTTCTCCTGCTTATCGCATGGCC from Microvirga sp. TS319 includes the following:
- a CDS encoding TRAP transporter substrate-binding protein; its protein translation is MILSRRRLLTVGSTALAGAVVGAPFIARAQQAEFTYKYANNLPDTHPMNARAREMSEAIKKDTNGRVDIQIFPNSQLGSDTDTLSQVRSGGVEFFTLSGLILSTLVPAASINGVGFAFPDYDTVWKAMDGDLGAYVRAQIAKANLVAMDKIWDNGFRQTTSSTKPINTPEDLKSFKIRVPVSPLWTSMYKAFEAAPASINFNEVYSSLQTKVVEGQENPLAIVATAKLYEVQKYCSLTNHMWDGFWFLANRRAWERLPEDLRTIVAKHINAAAEKERVDVAKLNASLQQDIAGKGMIFNQPDPTPFRDKLRQAGFYSEWKGKYGDEAWAILEKSVGKLV